The following are encoded in a window of Syntrophorhabdus sp. genomic DNA:
- a CDS encoding type II toxin-antitoxin system RelE/ParE family toxin has product MKELRFVGSSLDDLRDFPGEARRAAGFEIQNGLEPSDWKPMQTIGKGVKEIRIHVLGEWRVIYVAKFGDAVYVLHAFQKKSGKTNRRDIELARQRYGQIGGRS; this is encoded by the coding sequence ATGAAGGAACTGAGATTTGTGGGTTCAAGCCTGGATGACCTTCGGGATTTTCCCGGTGAAGCGAGGCGCGCTGCAGGGTTTGAGATCCAAAATGGTTTGGAGCCAAGCGACTGGAAGCCAATGCAGACCATTGGAAAAGGCGTAAAGGAGATTCGGATCCATGTGCTTGGCGAATGGCGCGTCATCTACGTGGCGAAATTTGGCGATGCAGTGTATGTACTGCACGCCTTTCAAAAGAAGAGCGGTAAGACCAATCGCCGGGACATCGAACTCGCCCGTCAACGGTACGGGCAGATTGGAGGTAGGTCATGA
- a CDS encoding XRE family transcriptional regulator, translating to MKKDIVPSSGNVFADLGFSPEEAAILQMRADLMADLRKFITAKKLTQTRAAELLGVSQSRISDLTRGKWERFSLEMLITLATRAGMRVSLKTAA from the coding sequence ATGAAAAAAGACATTGTCCCGTCCTCGGGTAATGTCTTCGCGGATCTGGGTTTTTCACCGGAGGAAGCGGCAATACTTCAAATGCGTGCCGATCTTATGGCGGATCTCAGGAAGTTCATCACGGCCAAGAAGCTGACGCAGACAAGAGCCGCAGAGCTTCTCGGGGTGAGTCAGTCCAGGATTTCCGACCTTACACGCGGCAAGTGGGAAAGATTCAGCCTCGAAATGCTTATTACTCTGGCCACCAGGGCAGGAATGCGGGTAAGTCTGAAGACGGCGGCGTAA